tgcctATCAGATGATGAAGTTTTCCTAACTATACCGATAGCGGCTTTGAAGGGAGAACCAAGTTTTTGCGAACCGCCTTCACACACGAGGGTACTTAATACACCAGATTATTGGCCAAATCGTAAGAGGAAAAAAAGCCTTTATGTGTACGCCGGTTTTGACTGTAACAAAGTTAAAAGACTATTTAAATATtctggttttcaaaaatctttgtaaatttacaaagttatttttattataaatacaatttaaaCTTATATAAATTGTTTTGTCTTCGCTCTAACCGCCAATGTACTAGCTTTACGGCTACAATGAAAGGAGTAGTTAGGATCTGCGAGAATGGAAGTCCATTTTGCATTGCCATATTTTTGTAGCCCAGCTTGTAAAAACTTGTCCTCCATGGCACTAAAACTAACTTTTTTCTGTCTCGTTTGAACAGGTGTTTCGTGTTCCAAAGTACTTCCAGACGTTTTCACATTTTTGGTGTTACTATTGATTTCGCTTACAGTTAAAGTACACGTTGTTTGATCTCGTAATTTATCCATACATAACCTGGCTTTTGCAGCTATATTGCGCGATTCAGTCTTCTGGTAATGAACTTTAGCTACCTGCGACGTGTGTTTTTGATCTTGAGAAAGAATTGCTTGTTCTTTTGTTTCTAAGTGTGCAACACTTTCGGTTTCGATGATTTGCCTATATCGTGTAGGATTTATATACTTACCAATTGCTTGATAAACAATTCTACCGAATACGTCCGAAATACGCGTCAACTGCTTACCATTTCGACACACTAGTAGATAATCGTTGGTGGGGTTCAATCTTCGTCGTACATTGTCAATGTATTCGTTTATTAGTGTGAGTACATCTATGGAAAAATAAAGAGAGTCAAATCCGTATTTCTCCGCAGTTTTAAAGACATTCTGATCTATAAAACCATCCTCTTTCACGCCTTTAATCATTGTTACTGTAAGAGTTTGATACGTCATGGGTCTTGAAGCCTTCaccattaaaaataatacagcTACTATGAAGGAAGTCGAAAATGATAAATCGTGTGCTGCGACACATGCACTTGCGTTTTTAGCATTTAAcacaatttgtttatatttttcactaTGGTATGGTATCACCTTTTGTAAATCATATAGTGTCGCCCAACAGTCTATACTGTTTAGATATTCAACACTTAAGATACACTTCCATTCAGCTTTCATTTTACGAAGGAGGAATTTCTTAACACGGTGCAAATAAATCTCTGCAGCAACAAATACCGACAAATTTTTTTCAGTCGTACCTGTGCTTCGTCTGTAATCAAGCATGTGCCCAATAGCATTCATGTAGCCAATTATTCCTGAGAAGCCAACCTTCCATTGGTCTCTCAAAAAATCTACGAAATCAGAAAGCATATTAATAGAGCCAACACAGTAGTCGATAACAGGGAATGGTACTTCCCATACCGAAGGAGAATCCTCGCAGCAATATTTGGCatactttaaaactttacaagTTATTTGATCGGCCTGAGAATGATCTTTACCACCACCACCTGGACTTTTTAACCATGTCCTAAATGCAACTGCCAAATTACATGTTTTAGCAAAAGACGGCATTGAAAATGTGGAGGCGCGCTTTCTTTGGGGATCTTTTATGCGATTTCTCGTACTGAAGTGGGGAAGTACTTCGTCGATATTCGGTCTTTTATCGAAATAATAAAACCATCCATGACGGTTATAGACATGTTTTCTACACCCTCTTTTACTTCCATACGACTCGCTGTCACAATCAGCCACAGGACAACAAAAGCGGTTATCTTTATCAGGCATTAACTTAAGCCTTTTCGATCTCATTGAGGCTCCCAATGCCTCTTTCCACGCAGGCTTTTGCAAGACTCGTTTTGTCATTCCGATTTCTTTAAAGTTctctagaaacaaaatttatagaaaGTTTATAACAATATTAGTTTTTAACAAAGCATAGAAAGtaggataaaaaaaagaattcatttgaataaaaaaagaatcctattaactataaatttaaagtttgaacaaCTTACCTTATACTTTACTTCGTATACAAAGTATTAGTTGAGAAACTTCTCATTAAAACAATTCCTTTTTATAATGAAGGACGCTCTCCATAGCAGAGTTAAGGTAGCAGCGAAAACGGAATTATTTCAAGTGGCACAATATAAATTAGACTGCAGAGTATTCATAATTAAATAACTATTCCTCAAGATAATCATTTCGCATATATTATCGTTATGATATATAAAAGAATTCAACGGAACAAATAGAGTGGAACGATATATACCGTCACATAAATTCCATCAAATTCCCTATGGGAACGACACGTTCTTGTCTTGTGAGTAACAATAGAACAATACATTCCGCTTTTATAACAATGTTTTAATAAGTTGTTAAAGAACACCAAGTTCCTTAAAAatggttcttttttaaaaaattggaacATGTAAAGTATTTAATGTGTTTAGGGTGTAAGATAATCGCACATAGAATCACGGACCATTATAATTTCATAcgctatataataataataataataataataataataataataataataataataataataataataaatacttaaagtggctagcccagaaaatcataAAAACCTATAGTAAGTGGATTGTTtacactgggggccactagaacaaaaaagaaactaaaaataataaaccttagactgcctcagctcaatcaaacatagtaacatttttaatctgtgaaaattgaaaagaagaagaaaaaaaatcaaaaattaaaaagttaaaaagtgatctccattaggatttgccaaatacattagagatggtagtcttaaacgaaagcagacttccatcacaggtcacttggtctggaagattattccacacttttgcagttctaaatgggaaggcttttctgccaaattccgtgttgaccaagggaagtgtgaacctgttttttgaagctcctcttgtttgatgattatgacagttttttgtcgaAAGGAAtattgagcgcatgtaatcaggagcaatgtgattcatggctttgaaaactaatatggcatcgtttttgatgagtaaattattcattgaatattccctctctttcccaagaaaggtacggacacattttaatcgttttgaaAAATTCCATTACCCTATTAGAGGACGTACCACGGAGGCCACCAGGAAGGGCTGGACAACGAAAGCCTGTAAGGCTGAAGCATGAAAAAGAAATCCGCTAAGGattgaaaaatttcaaaaatttgaaaattcttTGTCGTTCATGAGCACAATTCCTCTTGTTatcaattccgataacttttatttacaaaacacaCCCCTCAGCCTTCCAAGATTTATCtggatgtgtttatttcatgGACGGAGTTCCGCAAAGAAAGGGAGCGGGTCTGAATTTTTGCAgcgatatcccgctaacagGACTCGAAAAAAATTTCTGAAGGCTCCTACTAACATATTTATAGTTATAAAAAGTAGAAAATCGGAtccttttaatactttttaattcagtaaaattaaaacaataaaaaaaagcttcaataacttaaaaaatgataaaaatacaaaatttttaaaaaaattgtggaagccattttaattttgtccacGGTTTGACCGTTTGACCGTGTAGCAAACAAGCCGTGTGGCTAGTAGCTAAAAGTGACATATAGGTAAcagaaaaaattacttactACACTAGCTCAACTTATAGTATCTAAACACAGCAGCCTACATAAGCCCCAACACTAAATCCAGAACGTATCACCAAATGCATATCAAACGTTTTAGACAAAACGTCAGCAGAACACACAAAAGAaaatcaagtaaaaaaaaatactagcTAACTTTGCTAACAATAAAAGGAGAAAGAACTTCACAGAATAATAAGCTTTGATCCTGTGGTGTACAATCAGCTAGCTCAAATGCTATATAATTGATTGCATatataattaaaacatttattaGTCATCAACAGCACGTCTCATCCCACAGGAATTATTTTCTTCTGATGACCAATAAGGCGCTGTTCATTCCCAGATATGGAGTGCCGTTTTCGTATAAAATATGGGCCGCAAGGGAGGGTTTTCTCCGCGCCCGTACACGTGTAAAGGCGGTGATACAAGATTCAAACataacaacatttaaaaatcTTCTCGATTTATGggtttgtttatttatagttgtttttaaattttgaaaaatatttactcAGCTTTTGGGATTTTAGCAGCAAATTCTCGTCGGCTAATTTCCAGATCAAAAATGACCACAAAGTTTAAatttccatttttgtttttcttttaacaatgattTCAACAATATAAATCAATCAACttcaatgtttttctttttttttaattaaaaatttttctgcTTTGGTTCTCAACTTCTACTTCGTTAGAGGGCTGTTCTCTTCTTCTTTTGGGCTGCTACACTCATTTGAAACGCTATTCAAATTGTTTTCCGTGTTCTCTTTTCACTGTTACATTTTCATAGATTCTTGAATTGAAAATtgggcaaaaataaaaatggccaaaaaatcaaaaaaaaaaatcggcaAAATAGTGCTTGTTAAACAAAGTCGGCAAGAATATTTAGGCCGGATAAAAAATAATACCAATTAGCAAAAATTTGGTCACTGCTTGCGATTGTCGCAACATTAATAAAGAATCTTCGCGTATCTTAGTACATCATGGCTCTTAACATGACTAATACgctaaaaatcatttttgcaaATAGCGATTTTTAAACGTGTGAAAATAAACCAACTTTAGGTTATAAATACTTCTTAGAAACTTTTAAGGACTCAAATTTGTGGCGATTTGGCGACTTTTGAGGAGAAATGACGGTGTTATCATAAAAGAAAAATGGCAACATTTTAGGaaactttcatatttttctggtggaattaaaaatatttgagatTCTAAAAGATAATGCCACGAgtcaaattatttctgaaacCACATATGTATCATTTCtatgcattttaaaattaaaaatatatgagAAACcatatagttttgtaaaagaaaaagtagGGAGATTTAAGTGCGAAGTTGTTAAAGAACTCTACTTTTAGAGGAGgacgaaaataattttttttaaattgaggaGTTTTGAAGAGGCTACCCTGAAATGTCAGCGCGAAAAAATCCAGCGAAATTAAACATGTTTCGCATTTTGATGTGGGCGAAACACTCACGGAAACTTAAACCCCAAGACTATTTCTAACACCAAGGGGCGAAATGGAGATGCTTTGATAGTATTTTAAGCGTACCGAAACATAACATACGGGTGAAAATGTAAGagatttttaaaggaaaatttCGGATAGGAAGGAAGGTTAAATggcaaaaagaaaagaataaaaaatagatttgaATACCACACAAACTGACGGACGAAGAATATGCTACCAGTCTAATTGTAGAATATACTGCCCACGATATACTAACTCATacattttgcaaaaacaaaTCGCCATTTTTATATAGCCCCAGAAGAAAAATTTTGGTTCCACCGAAAAAGTTCAACTCTGCTGCTTCTGAATTACTGCTAGAACCTAAGAGTAGCACCCTTCTCCCCTATTCCCCAACttaaatagggttaaaataGAATGTTCTTTTGAAGTGGGAGGATGTGAAAAAATCATCTGTGACAGTTAAGTGcatcacaaaatatttatctCAAcacaagttattaaaaaatacacatAGATATTGCTGGAATTTCCACTCAAGAACAAAAGAAGTCAAAAAAGGGACGGAAcggaacaaataaaaatactttggccatcttaatttatttttgttttcaataattTCTACTTTCctgtattaaaaaagtttaaaattatttccaaTTTCACTATGGATTGGAACAAAAAATCTTTGTCAACCAATCAGATTTCAGAAATCGCAATTGCCTGATATCATttgttttattctatttttgaaTGGAAATTCGTCTCATCAAGCAGTgtcaatcaaaagtataaaaattctgACAGTGGTATTTCATTTAAACTTATAAtccaacaaaaatataaatatgaggTATCTCAtgttaaataattaaataatatatctaaaaaatagtttttcgtTCTAAGTAACAGCATTAACGGTTTTTTTAGAACAACCacacaatgttttttaaatataagaaTATATTGCTGAAAAGTATATAAAAGTTATAAAACAGGGCTTTGACTCTATCAGAAAATCTaccttaaagttaaaaaaatctaGATCAAACCCAAAATATatgtttgttattaaaaaaggGTGAGTGCAATAAAAGAATATGGTGTTATTCCGAAACACTTTCAACTTACCCACactatgaaaaatgaaaaagtgaaataaatttctttttgcaAAAAGTAAATTTGTAGATTTTTCTCTCGAAAATCCAAGGATAGTGACTGTTTCGCCAATTCGAGCAGATTTTTTGTTGTAAAGAGAGCCTAAATCAGCAAAACCTACTTAAAAATTATCCCTCTCCTTTTAAGCTACGAGGATCTATCTTTTTATTCTCCTAACTTTATGGTAATCTCTTGCAATAAATAATTTCGCTAGAAAAGCTTCTATAATTATGTAGGACCAGTAACGTGTATAATTTTAGTTAATCCAAGCATACGGAACAAAACCGTTCGCAACAGTATTCCAAAATTCACACTGCTTCTCATGGTAATCTCCTTTCAAAACATCGATACCGCCATCTTGATTGAATACACCCGTTTGCGTGGACGTCCAATTTATTGAGCCTTCTTTCATGAATTGTAAAACAGTAGTTCGAATCGATTTCATGAATTTCTTATCTTCTGAGTTAGGTTTGTAACCAGCTTGAACTTCCTTTCTTAATCCAAATAACGCATGACTATCCCAAGCGTGAAACGCATTAAACCACGACAGACCATCGTATCTGATTGGTTCGTAAGGAGAATGAGTCACAATATATCTATAAACAGTGTGATGAACACTTTTTTGAAAATCATGAACTAGCTTGTTCGTGGGACACGTTACTCTAACATCAGCAGAAATAGTTTCGTATAAGTACTGCGCtgttttcagcgtcccatttcTATAAGTCTGGTTCTTATACAAATTCCCCCATATTTTGTCGACAAAGTTTGTTGTAAAATTATCCAGACGATTTTTAAGAAAGCTACGAAATTTGTTCCAAGAATCAACGCCTTCGAAAGTATGAGCAGGTTCATATGCGATTTCTTGAGCAGTGCTTCCTACTAAGaccgcaaccttttttttacttttgaaagTTACATTGGCCAGCTCCTTAGGTGGCTTGACAACAACATTACCATCAACAACAGCTAAAGCGCCATTAAGATAACCCTTCGTTGGAAAATCATACAGATTTAACATTCCCCAGTTGGGATATGTATTTTGCGGAATGGATAAAAACACTTCCTTTGAAGTTAAATTATACAAGCAAGAACGAATTTCATCTGCAGTGATAAACGTTATACATTTTGTCTTGTTGATAAAAACACGATTATCTCTTTCCGCATCTACATAAGACTTCTCAAACTTAGGAGATCCACTCATTGATATTGCTTTATGAAACAATCCATCAGCTAATGGAGAAGCAAGCAAACCAAAGATAGATGTACCACCAGAACTTTGTCCACAAATTGTAACAGAGTTAGGGTCACCTCCAAAGTTTTTGATGTTACTTTGGACCCATTTCAATGCCAGTATTTGATCCATAAAACCATAATTACCATCTGTTCCATTTCTTCTTAACTCCCTGAGAGTCAAAAATCCAAAAGCGTTCAAACGATAATTCATACTGACAGAAACAACATTCATTGAGGCGACAAACTCACTATCAGGTGAATAACCAACATCGTTGGGGAAACCACTAGTTAGATATCCACCGAATATCCACACAAATACTGGCAGCTTTCCTTTGACAGCAGGGGTGTGGACATTCAGATATAAGCAATTCTCAGATCCAACAATTTTTCCATTATCACTTTGTACACACTTGTTCCCAGAAGTGCTTGCATTAAATATGCCATTCCAACAATTTTTCTTGTCGAGACTTAATCGAACAGGTGGTGTCCACCTCAAATCACCAATAGGTGGCTTTGCATAAGGAATACCTTTAAAAACATATGTAGTTAGAAACTGATGTTCTACCTTTGCACTTTCTTTGTAGCCCAAGACTGGACCACATTCTGTGTACACAATCACACTAGCTTCACGATTGTTGTTCATAAGCTTTACCCGAGTATGAAGCGATATGGCTACAATAATACTACTAACAGACGCGATAATCACAAGTAAAGCAAGCACAAGTTTAGTCGTCTTTCCCCATCTTTTCTGTTTATGAGAAGCAGTGTAGTTCATGGAAGATTTTGCGTTAAAAATATCGATATCACTATCTGATTCCGAAAATTGTGGAAGGGGATCGTATTTATTTCGTTTcatactaaaaaaaaagaagacaatAATAGGATAGAATAAACAGTAAATAAGCAAATCAGAAACCATCTAAACCTGTGAAGGATTTGTAATTACTCTGTGATGAAAACACTTTGATTTCTGTTTAACAAAGATAGGCGTTgcaatttaaagtttattaaaCTTGAAAAGTATCTTAAGATGGAAAAATTAAATTGGACAGATTTTATAAACCTTTTCTTTGAGTTTTTAGTAGTCATTTCAAAACACAATGCATATACTCCGGTAATAGTTTTATATTTCATTCTGTCTGATGCCTATTCTTTATGTCGTATGACATATATAGATCAAAAGGTCAACAGAAAAAGACAGTACAgagaatttacaaaaaaacctgCAGCCGAACACAGATAAAGAGTTGAATATGATAATGatgattagctagctataatataaaaaataaatctagaTACAACTGTAAGATCCAAACGAAAACATTAAACtagctaataaaaaaaacattttgaaatccCAAATGGCATGTTTAACATGGTAATAAAAACTAGAAAGTCCCGATATAGTTAGCCACCAACTATTAGATCTTGAGCATTACAGAATAAATTGAACATATATAGAAGCAAAAAcctatcaaaaaaattaattattaaataaagcttgTGCCATGTATACTCGACAAAAAAGCTGTTTTCTGAATTCATCaaaaaattgatgttaataTTTATTATCCATCCCAAGACTTTTTGTTTCTAatataacagataaatatataCAGTCTTTTAAAATAGACGACACATTTTACATTGTATAGTACTCACAAAATTAGAATAAATATAGTATTTAATTTAACATTATTAGgtgcaaaaaatttttgttggcaaaaatatttgtttaaaattcgcgaaagtttctgttTATAATATATAAGCACGTAAAGTATATAAAGGGTTATTTACACTGCTACAGTATATATTGTACACAATTAATTGTACAAAATATTGTACAGGTTTAACTATAAGATCTACAATATATTGTGACTTAAAAGGTCACAAGTTTTTTCAATTAAATCAGTTGGAATAAAAAAACTAGTAGCCGGTTCTTATTGAATGAATTTCAAAAGTAGTGATTAtgtttttgaatgttttctgcGCATTTAAACATTATCCAAAACAAAAGAGTGAACTACATGTTGTACATATTTGTACAGCATTTTACACTAATTAGTACaaaaaattgtacaaaaattgcaatattaaaatgtattagaacaaacaaacaaatagcaGAATGAAGCAAAAGATGTAATGATTAGAGcgagttaaaataaatatatactatCTATGCAATCATTGCTGATTATCATTGTTATCGAGAAGTTGTTAATCACGATGAGTGATCATTAAAacgtataaaaataaaatcatttacatgattatcataaaaaaaatatcttggtaAAAACAGGTAAATGTTGTCATGTTTCGCGTacataattataatttttaaaacttattgaTCAtgcttaataaataaaaacaatgattgTGAAGACAATGTCTACTACAATAGTAAGATTTAATAACACTGATATTATTAGCATTTAAAACTAGATatttgaaatatatatacatgtttttcACGCCTTTTGAAATAAACAAGAACAACAATTACACCTCTATGTCCCAATATAAATTACATAAGTTACAATAACTTCTAAATAAAATTGCTAAGATAAATACAAAAGAAACAACGCATTatactgtaaaaaaagaatcgAAAATTAAGGAAATTaatagtaaaaaatataaatataaagtgTATAAATATTATCCCCCTAAAATTGAATTTCCATTCAATATTTATTCCCATAaagtaaacacaaaaaaatatatatagaaaaattaGTTTATCCATGCATAAGGAACAAAGCCATTAGTTTTATTATTCCAAAACTTGCACTTATTTTCATGGTAATCACCCTGTATGTAAAGTTTACCATCAGTCTTAAAAACACCAGTTCGATTTGCTCTCCAATTATCCAGCTtaccatttttaataaaatttttaaagcttCTACGAATAGTATCTCTAAATGCAAAATCAGTTGAGCGGGGTTGGTAGCCAGTTTTAGTCACCATCTTAAAATTAAACAGTGCAGCAGCATCCCAAACATGGAATGCATGTgctgatatatttttattaaatccaAACTTAATAGGTTTATACGGAGCATGTTCAACAACATATCTATAAATATCATGGTGCGTGCTTTTGCTGAAATCTTCTGCTAATTGATTAAGGGGACATGTGGTCCGTACATCAGTAACCAAAGTTTCATAAACCATTTGAGCACTTGAGAATTTTACATCAGTTTTATTCTTATACAGTTTTCCCCATATCAGATTTATAAAATTTGGTGAAAAATCATCAAGACGTTCTTTCAAGAAGTTATGAAATTTGGTCCATGCATTACGTCCTTTAAAATGCTTAACAGGTTGAAAGCCAATTTCTTGGGCAGTGTTTCCGATAAGAACTGGTATTCTATGttggtttttaaaagtgatttgaGATAATTCCTTAATTGGTTTCACTACAACTACAGGATCGACTACAGCAAGAGCACCATCAAAATGACCGTATGTTGGGAAATCGAGCAAATCATCCATGCCCCAATTAGGATATGTCTCATATGGAATACTTAAAGTTACTTCTTTGGCTGACATGTGATATAAACAACTGCGTAACTTTTCTCCTTGGGACAAATTGCTacatttatgtgcatttttaataaatttgctGTTGTCTTTAGATGCGTTGATATAAGACTTCTCAAACTTAGGAGATCCACTCATTGGTATTGCTTTATGAAACAATCCATCAGCTAATGGAGAAGCAAGCAAACCAAATATAGATGTACCACCAGAACTTTGTCCACATATCGTAACAGAGTTAGGGTCACCCCCAAAATTCGCGATATTACTCTGGACCCATTTCAGCACTAGTATTTGGTCCATAAAACCGTAATTTCCATAGCACTTATCTTTTTGCCAAAGTTCCCTTAGGGTAAGAAAACCAAAGGCATTCAAACGATAATTCATACTAACCGCAACAACGCCCATGGCATGAATAAACTCCCCTGAAGGCGAGTAACCAAACATATTTCCATAACCTGTTAATAGATATCCTCCATGGATCCATACAAAAACAGGTAGTTTAGAGGTATTACTTAGAGTAGGtgtgtaaacatttaaatagaGACAATCTTCAAAACCTTCCATACCTTGAACACATTTAGAGCGGAACTTGTGTGCTgggtaaactcctttccagcaatgttttttttctccatCACTTAATCTTACAGGTGGAGTCCATCGTAAATTCCCAACTGGTGGAACAGCATATGGTATACCcttaaatataaaacttttctTGCCTTCATCAATTTCTTCAACGCCAGATACACTACCACAGTCAGTAGTAACAATAGGATTATTATTAACATATAATGCCGCACTTTTTGAATGCACTGATATGACGATTACAGCTGTTGTTACTGCAAGAAGAAACAAAGTCATAGAAACtactccaattttttttatcatatttgttTGGCTTTTTCGTTGAGTGGCTGTCGCATCATAGATATCAACCTCACTGTCACTATCTTCATCTTTTAACTTATGATACGCTACTTTCCTTTTATCCATAATTTTCTCGTTTCTTctaaaagataataaaaacataCCAATAAaggctaaatattttttgtcaatatttataCCATGCATAAAGTACAACTAGGTCCTTATAAACCAGGTGATTTGGAGGTAGGTACTACTTTTGAAGGGAAACTTGGAGACTCAAAGTGTATGTGTAAGACTTCCAAAAAATCCATAGTAAATAGTCTGAAAACAATTGGCTCAGAGCTGTCTATCACAGAAAACGTAAGGATGTTTCATCTGAAGATTGACCTCTATGTTATTAAAGGTTACTTATATTGAAAAAATCActcaaaaagatttatttagatctgttcacttttttaaaaaaatagcttgAGCTCTCCTCCGCAGGTTTTGAATGTTAAaagtttgttaaaataaaattaatgctACCATTTCACGAATGACacacaaaaataacaataaaacaagTGCCTTGTTtcatctcaaaaaaaaaaaattctactagcaagaaaagaaaatccAAAATGCATGGAAGCAGGACAATTAGCAACAACAGCACCCTAATGTTTCACAAATGAAAAGGAAAATTAACAAAACAGGGTTGCTACAGAAATGTTTGATTGCAATTAAGGATTTAGAGGattgttttttttccattttgtttttcattataaaaaatttccaggaaaaatattcaaataagataaatatttatatcatttttcctagaatttttaagataaataagaaacCCCAGGAATTTCAAGAACTTAGCAACCCTGTATATATTAGGTGGGTCAAATATCCACTGATAGCTTGTCTGCAATAAAAATCTTGGtaaacaaatatattttctgGATTTTTTTTCCCTTTTAATTCACAGAATCCACAATCcaatataacaacaacaaaacaacaaattaacaGGAGAGTAAATAGAACTGTGAACAAATTCcactaaattaaattaaaacaaacaaagcaGAATTTAAAATAACTATATTTTGCATAGTAAATATTCCTATCTTTCGATAAGGAATGACTCAAAAATCTAAAAAGGTACGCTAAAAGTCAATTTGATGATAACAGGATGGGATGGAACATAAATTCTGTGATGTTTAATTATTTCATACTGTGAAATTTTGAAGAACAAAAAGTATTCTTAACTGATACATCATTAACAtgcttgaaaaataaaaaaataaaaaacaacttaacgcagtatatatata
Above is a window of Hydractinia symbiolongicarpus strain clone_291-10 chromosome 3, HSymV2.1, whole genome shotgun sequence DNA encoding:
- the LOC130635681 gene encoding uncharacterized protein LOC130635681 isoform X2, whose translation is MTKRVLQKPAWKEALGASMRSKRLKLMPDKDNRFCCPVADCDSESYGSKRGCRKHVYNRHGWFYYFDKRPNIDEVLPHFSTRNRIKDPQRKRASTFSMPSFAKTCNLAVAFRTWLKSPGGGGKDHSQADQITCKVLKYAKYCCEDSPSVWEVPFPVIDYCVGSINMLSDFVDFLRDQWKVGFSGIIGYMNAIGHMLDYRRSTDVLTLINEYIDNVRRRLNPTNDYLLVCRNGKQLTRISDVFGRIVYQAIGKYINPTRYRQIIETESVAHLETKEQAILSQDQKHTSQVAKVHYQKTESRNIAAKARLCMDKLRDQTTCTLTVSEINSNTKNVKTSGSTLEHETPVQTRQKKVSFSAMEDKFLQAGLQKYGNAKWTSILADPNYSFHCSRKASTLAVRAKTKQFI
- the LOC130635681 gene encoding uncharacterized protein LOC130635681 isoform X1, which gives rise to MTKRVLQKPAWKEALGASMRSKRLKLMPDKDNRFCCPVADCDSESYGSKRGCRKHVYNRHGWFYYFDKRPNIDEVLPHFSTRNRIKDPQRKRASTFSMPSFAKTCNLAVAFRTWLKSPGGGGKDHSQADQITCKVLKYAKYCCEDSPSVWEVPFPVIDYCVGSINMLSDFVDFLRDQWKVGFSGIIGYMNAIGHMLDYRRSTGTTEKNLSVFVAAEIYLHRVKKFLLRKMKAEWKCILSVEYLNSIDCWATLYDLQKVIPYHSEKYKQIVLNAKNASACVAAHDLSFSTSFIVAVLFLMVKASRPMTYQTLTVTMIKGVKEDGFIDQNVFKTAEKYGFDSLYFSIDVLTLINEYIDNVRRRLNPTNDYLLVCRNGKQLTRISDVFGRIVYQAIGKYINPTRYRQIIETESVAHLETKEQAILSQDQKHTSQVAKVHYQKTESRNIAAKARLCMDKLRDQTTCTLTVSEINSNTKNVKTSGSTLEHETPVQTRQKKVSFSAMEDKFLQAGLQKYGNAKWTSILADPNYSFHCSRKASTLAVRAKTKQFI
- the LOC130636827 gene encoding uncharacterized protein LOC130636827, whose translation is MDKRKVAYHKLKDEDSDSEVDIYDATATQRKSQTNMIKKIGVVSMTLFLLAVTTAVIVISVHSKSAALYVNNNPIVTTDCGSVSGVEEIDEGKKSFIFKGIPYAVPPVGNLRWTPPVRLSDGEKKHCWKGVYPAHKFRSKCVQGMEGFEDCLYLNVYTPTLSNTSKLPVFVWIHGGYLLTGYGNMFGYSPSGEFIHAMGVVAVSMNYRLNAFGFLTLRELWQKDKCYGNYGFMDQILVLKWVQSNIANFGGDPNSVTICGQSSGGTSIFGLLASPLADGLFHKAIPMSGSPKFEKSYINASKDNSKFIKNAHKCSNLSQGEKLRSCLYHMSAKEVTLSIPYETYPNWGMDDLLDFPTYGHFDGALAVVDPVVVVKPIKELSQITFKNQHRIPVLIGNTAQEIGFQPVKHFKGRNAWTKFHNFLKERLDDFSPNFINLIWGKLYKNKTDVKFSSAQMVYETLVTDVRTTCPLNQLAEDFSKSTHHDIYRYVVEHAPYKPIKFGFNKNISAHAFHVWDAAALFNFKMVTKTGYQPRSTDFAFRDTIRRSFKNFIKNGKLDNWRANRTGVFKTDGKLYIQGDYHENKCKFWNNKTNGFVPYAWINQFYLEVIVTYLANHHYHIQLFICVRLQMVSDLLIYCLFYPIIVFFFFSMKRNKYDPLPQFSESDSDIDIFNAKSSMNYTASHKQKRWGKTTKLVLALLVIIASVSSIIVAISLHTRVKLMNNNREASVIVYTECGPVLGYKESAKVEHQFLTTYVFKGIPYAKPPIGDLRWTPPVRLSLDKKNCWNGIFNASTSGNKCVQSDNGKIVGSENCLYLNVHTPAVKGKLPVFVWIFGGYLTSGFPNDVGYSPDSEFVASMNVVSVSMNYRLNAFGFLTLRELRRNGTDGNYGFMDQILALKWVQSNIKNFGGDPNSVTICGQSSGGTSIFGLLASPLADGLFHKAISMSGSPKFEKSYVDAERDNRVFINKTKCITFITADEIRSCLYNLTSKEVFLSIPQNTYPNWGMLNLYDFPTKGYLNGALAVVDGNVVVKPPKELANVTFKSKKKVAVLVGSTAQEIAYEPAHTFEGVDSWNKFRSFLKNRLDNFTTNFVDKIWGNLYKNQTYRNGTLKTAQYLYETISADVRVTCPTNKLVHDFQKSVHHTVYRYIVTHSPYEPIRYDGLSWFNAFHAWDSHALFGLRKEVQAGYKPNSEDKKFMKSIRTTVLQFMKEGSINWTSTQTGVFNQDGGIDVLKGDYHEKQCEFWNTVANGFVPYAWIN